The proteins below are encoded in one region of Hordeum vulgare subsp. vulgare chromosome 3H, MorexV3_pseudomolecules_assembly, whole genome shotgun sequence:
- the LOC123442446 gene encoding putative receptor-like protein kinase At4g00960: protein MPPPAAGSWAWACCGRGRRSKGGGQGDEDSAGASGREGGQWTLFIDLPVLEAATAGFSDRNLLGRGGFGPVYKGVMDGGQEVAVKRLSLESRQGVREFLNEVRLLLKVQHRNLVSLLGCCAAAGQKMLVYPYFPNGSLDHILFDREKRVQLDWPKRHQIILGLARGLLYLHEESPVKIIHRDIKASNVLLDEKLNPKISDFGMARLFLEDATHVNTFRISGTYGYMAPEYAMNGYLSTKTDVFSFGMLVLEIVSGRKNIDRHLGDEKVDLLNYTWKLSEEGRSLEIVDPGLSGWDAGEVGMCVQLGLLCCQAVVSERPDMYSVHLMLSSDSFTLPKPGKPAIHGRIGRWMSTTGSASSAASGGNTNSTFATDTTKASTLGNIAEDESRNSISISFTTEGR from the exons atgccgccgccggccgccgggtCGTGGGCGTGGGCGTGCTGCGGCCGCGGGAGGAGGAGCAAGGGAGGCGGCCAGGGGGACGAGGACAGCGCCGGCGCGTCGGGGCGGGAGGGGGGCCAGTGGACGCTCTTCATCGACCTGCCCGTGCTGGAGGCCGCCACCGCCGGCTTCTCCGACCGCAACCTGCTCGGCCGCGGCGGCTTCGGCCCCGTCTACAAG GGCGTGATGGATGGCGGGCAGGAGGTCGCGGTGAAGCGGCTGTCGCTGGAGTCGCGGCAGGGGGTGCGGGAGTTCCTCAACGAGGTGCGGCTGCTGCTCAAGGTGCAGCACCGCAACCTCGTCTCCCTCCTCGGCTgctgcgccgccgccggccaAAAGATGCTCGTCTACCCATACTTCCCCAACGGCAGCCTCGACCACATCCTGTTCG ACAGGGAGAAGAGGGTGCAGCTAGACTGGCCAAAACGGCACCAAATAATCCTCGGACTAGCAAGGGGCCTCCTGTACCTCCACGAAGAGTCTCCGGTGAAGATCATCCACAGAGACATCAAGGCGAGCAACGTGCTCCTCGACGAGAAGCTGAACCCGAAGATCTCGGACTTCGGCATGGCGAGGCTCTTCCTCGAAGACGCCACACACGTGAACACATTCAGGATCTCTGGCACATA TGGTTATATGGCCCCAGAGTACGCGATGAACGGGTACCTGTCGACCAAGACCGACGTTTTCAGCTTCGGGATGCTGGTGCTGGAGATCGTCAGCGGGAGGAAGAACATCGACCGGCATCTCGGCGACGAGAAAGTCGATCTGTTGAATTAC ACATGGAAGCTGTCGGAGGAAGGGCGGTCGCTGGAGATCGTGGACCCGGGCCTGTCCGGCTGGgacgccggcgaggtggggatgTGCGTGCAGCTCGGGCTGCTGTGCTGCCAGGCCGTCGTGTCGGAGCGGCCGGACATGTACAGCGTGCACCTCATGCTCTCCAGCGACTCCTTCACGCTGCCCAAGCCCGGGAAGCCGGCGATCCACGGCCGGATCGGCCGGTGGATGAGCACCACCGGCTCGGCGTCCAGCGCCGCCTCCGGCGGGAACACGAACAGCACGTTCGCCACAGACACGACCAAGGCCTCGACGCTGGGAAACATTGCTGAGGATGAATCCAGGAACTCCATTTCCATATCCTTCACCACGGAAGGCCGGTAA